In a single window of the Candidatus Poribacteria bacterium genome:
- the dgoD gene encoding galactonate dehydratase, translating to MKITKLETFLVQPRWLFLKIHTDEGLVGLGEPILEGRAKTCAQAVDELAPYLIGQDPRRVVHHWQAMYRHAFYRGGPILTSALSGVEQALWDLAGKSLGVPVYQLFGGPTRDRIRLYKGGGDPDGIKEWIDKGFTAFKTGPAGGRPARIIENKAFIDRAVDHFAALREAAGTEVDLAIDFHGAVSPQTAKVLIKALEPYQPMFIEEPIQCQNVDTLAEIARSTHIPIATGERVFTKWGFREILEKQAASILQPDLCHAGGINEVRIIAGMAEAYYGGIAPHNPLGPISLAACIQLDASIPNFLMQEHTTLGEGYLKNPFVFKDGFVELPTGPGLGIELDEDALEDKIDHDWQNPVTYHPDDGSVVDW from the coding sequence ATGAAGATAACAAAATTGGAAACGTTTCTGGTGCAACCGCGCTGGCTCTTTCTGAAAATCCATACGGATGAGGGGTTAGTCGGACTCGGCGAGCCTATTCTGGAAGGACGCGCGAAAACGTGTGCACAAGCCGTCGATGAACTCGCACCCTACCTCATCGGTCAAGATCCGAGACGCGTTGTCCACCATTGGCAAGCGATGTATCGCCACGCATTCTACCGCGGGGGTCCCATCCTGACGAGTGCCTTGAGCGGTGTAGAACAAGCCCTCTGGGATCTCGCAGGCAAATCGCTGGGGGTCCCTGTCTATCAACTTTTCGGTGGACCGACACGCGACCGTATCAGGCTCTATAAAGGTGGGGGGGACCCAGACGGAATCAAAGAGTGGATTGACAAAGGGTTCACTGCATTCAAAACAGGTCCTGCAGGCGGCAGACCCGCACGTATCATCGAAAACAAAGCCTTTATCGACAGAGCCGTGGATCACTTCGCAGCGTTGCGCGAAGCCGCAGGCACAGAAGTTGACCTCGCGATTGACTTCCACGGTGCGGTCAGCCCGCAAACCGCCAAAGTTCTGATTAAAGCGTTGGAACCCTACCAACCGATGTTCATTGAAGAGCCAATTCAGTGCCAAAATGTGGACACCCTCGCCGAAATCGCGCGAAGTACCCACATTCCGATTGCGACAGGTGAGCGTGTGTTCACAAAGTGGGGTTTCCGCGAAATCTTAGAGAAACAGGCAGCGTCTATTCTCCAACCCGACCTCTGTCACGCTGGGGGTATCAACGAGGTACGCATCATTGCTGGTATGGCGGAAGCTTACTACGGTGGTATTGCACCGCACAATCCTCTCGGTCCCATCTCTTTAGCGGCGTGTATTCAGTTGGATGCCTCTATTCCGAACTTCTTGATGCAGGAGCATACGACCCTCGGTGAAGGGTATCTCAAGAATCCCTTCGTCTTCAAAGACGGATTCGTTGAATTGCCCACGGGTCCTGGACTCGGCATCGAACTCGATGAAGACGCCCTTGAAGATAAGATTGACCACGATTGGCAGAATCCCGTGACATACCATCCTGACGACGGCTCTGTCGTTGATTGGTAA